The genome window GCACCTTCGCGTCATCGGCAGCTTGGGCGAATGCGGATGCGAGCAGCGAGAGCGGGAACACGAACATAAGGGCCAGCCCGAGTCGTTTCATGGGCGTTCCTCTTTCTGACAGATTCGAGCATGCTTGATCACGTTCTGAATCTAGTCGATGCCATCCAGTCCGCCTATTGGACCTTAGGGTAGACGCAAGGTCAGCGCACCGCCTTCGCCTTGATTCGTCCCGGCCTGCACCTTCGAGTCATCGGAAGCGAGGGCAATGCGGAAGCGAGGGCAATGCGGATGTTCGATGTCATCCAACCAGCCTAGTGGACCTTGGTCTACGCTGGTTCGATGGCCTCACCTTCGAGCGTCACGTTGCTGATGGGAGGTTCTTATTCTAGCGCGCGCTGCGCTTGGCACGTTGGACGAAGGTCCAATGGGCGCGGTGGATGATGTCTGCTAGATTCAGGGGGTGATGAAGCGGCGGCGAGTTCTCGCGATGACTGCGCTGGGAGTTCTCATGACGGTCGGCTCGGTCGCGTGCGACAAAGGGCCGATGCAGCGAACCGGAGAGAGAATCGACCGCGCCACGGATCAGGGCAAGGTGATCGGCAGGGGTCCCGCCGAGAAGGCGGGCAAGAACATCGACGAGACGGTGAAGGAACTCGCGAAGTAAGGCGCATGGCGATCAGCAAGAAAGCGTCACTCCGTACGACGTCTCCGCAGCGAGAGGCCGCCGGCAAGCAGGCCGCAGGTCGCAGCGCCCAGCGCCAGAAGGCGGCGAGCGCGGCAGCGAGTGAGACGCAGAGCGTACGGCAGTTTGCCAAGACGCGCATGGCGGCTATCCGAGCCCACACCCAGGCGCGAGGGCAGCGGCAGCAAGCCAAGCGCGACGCTCGCTGACAACGAAGTTAGCGCTCGCCCGCCCATTGGGCCTAGGCCCAATTAGACATCCCTCCGTGAGACCGCTATGGTGGTTGCCGGACAACAGGCGGAGGCCCCGCAATGAGTGACTGGGTGGCCCCACGCGGCTGGGTGGGGGCGCACTTGGCACGCTGCCCCGCGCCGCAATCCACGCGACGCTCCGGGCCGTGCACCGCTTTTTCGCACGATGCTCTCGAAACGGCCCGGGCCCGCGCGTGATTGCCGTGGCGACGTCGGCCGTGCGGGACGCCCGCAGACCTCCTGGGCGACACGAGGGGCGGCCGTGGCCTCGGCGGACTGGATGCCCGCAACCCCGACCGTCGCGTCGAGATCGCGTTCCCACGCTGGATCCCAGCCTCCAGGCCCAGATCGGCGGGCTACTCGACATCCAACTCGCCGATACCGTGAAGGCGCGGCGCATCCTTTCTGACGGAAGCTTGGCGCGCATACGGGCGGTCGGCGAAGGCTCCGCTCGCAGGACCGCCTCTAGGCGGCGGCGGATACCGGCAGGCCAGTGAGCCCCTTCCTGGAGGACGCGCCGATTCGCCGGGCTGTGCAGCCTGGCGGTGCATGGTCGGGACTGTAGTGACACGAAACGATCGGGCTCGGATCTCTTGGCATCGTAATGCCGAGGAGCGCTATCCCTACGGTCCCATGTCCCCGGATCCCGATCGCTTCGCGCCTGTCGGGTTCCCTCCACCTTGGCCTAGCCGCCCTTGGATCTACTCGAACGTGATCGCGTCGAAGAACGGGATCGTGGCCTGGAAACGGGAGGGTGGGCACGACGATCCGGTCCGCGTCATTGCCGGCGGCGACTTCGGGCGCCCGGGCCGCCTCGCGGATCTTCATCTCATGCATTATCTCCGCGCCTGCGCTGATGCCGTTTCGGTGGGCGCTCAAACACTCCGTGACCACCCCGACCTCATGGAGACTCCCACCGAACTGGGTGGTCTTAGCGAGGTGTTGTATCGATTCAGAGCGAGCCATGGACTGCACCGCTTCCCCCTCCAGGTCGTGTACTCCGAGCACGGCCGGCTCGAGCTCGACGCCCCCGTCTTCAACACCCCGACGCTCGCAGTGATCGTCATCACCACAGAGGCGGGGGCACGCGTCCTCCGCTCGCAGGGGAGCGACGACAGGGGCATCACGATCGTCGTCGCGGGGAACGAGAGCATCGATTCAGTCGGGCTCGTTCGATCGCACGAGCGTCTTTTTGACGAATTCGGCGTGCATTACGTGGACTGCGAAGGCGGAGCCGTGGTTCTCGACG of Candidatus Methylomirabilota bacterium contains these proteins:
- a CDS encoding dihydrofolate reductase family protein — translated: MIASKNGIVAWKREGGHDDPVRVIAGGDFGRPGRLADLHLMHYLRACADAVSVGAQTLRDHPDLMETPTELGGLSEVLYRFRASHGLHRFPLQVVYSEHGRLELDAPVFNTPTLAVIVITTEAGARVLRSQGSDDRGITIVVAGNESIDSVGLVRSHERLFDEFGVHYVDCEGGAVVLDALHRAGILDEVFVTVTDVHVEASEHEGVKRMFAFGAGSACLIAEGRTALDSGYVFRRWRFNER